A region from the Rufibacter sp. DG15C genome encodes:
- the fsa gene encoding fructose-6-phosphate aldolase encodes MKFFIDTANLDEIREAHDLGVLDGVTTNPSLMAKEGIVGFDNVMKHYKAICEIVDGDISAEVIATDYETMIKEGEDLAQLHPNIVVKVPMIKDGVKAIKYFSDKGIKTNCTLVFTAGQALLAAKAGATYVSPFVGRLDDIATDGLALIEQIRQIYDNYSYPTEILAASVRHVMHLVQCAEIGADVVTCPLNVITALLNHPLTDSGLAKFLADHKKANS; translated from the coding sequence ATGAAATTTTTCATTGACACCGCTAACCTTGATGAAATCCGCGAAGCCCATGACTTGGGCGTGTTGGATGGCGTAACCACCAACCCCTCTTTAATGGCCAAAGAAGGCATTGTAGGCTTTGACAACGTCATGAAGCACTACAAAGCCATCTGCGAGATTGTAGACGGTGACATTTCTGCCGAGGTGATTGCCACGGATTATGAGACCATGATCAAAGAAGGCGAGGACCTAGCCCAGCTGCACCCTAACATTGTAGTGAAGGTGCCTATGATCAAGGACGGCGTGAAAGCCATCAAATACTTCTCAGACAAAGGCATTAAAACCAACTGCACGCTGGTGTTTACTGCCGGTCAGGCTTTATTGGCGGCCAAAGCCGGTGCTACGTACGTTTCTCCGTTTGTGGGTCGTTTAGATGACATCGCTACTGACGGTTTGGCTTTGATTGAGCAAATCAGACAGATTTACGACAACTACAGCTACCCAACTGAGATTCTAGCGGCCTCTGTGCGTCACGTCATGCACCTGGTGCAGTGCGCAGAGATTGGCGCCGATGTGGTTACCTGCCCATTGAACGTGATCACTGCTTTGTTGAACCACCCATTGACAGACAGCGGCCTGGCTAAATTCTTGGCAGACCACAAGAAAGCTAATTCTTAA
- a CDS encoding fructose-6-phosphate aldolase: protein MYIIKVKGKAKIPDYIQLRDENFVLIAYFRADRPLKNMDRYGLAGKEEPLAALIESLEFGKLQKLEI from the coding sequence GTGTACATCATCAAGGTAAAAGGCAAGGCCAAGATTCCGGATTACATTCAGCTACGCGATGAGAATTTCGTGCTGATTGCGTATTTCAGGGCAGACCGTCCGTTGAAGAACATGGACCGTTACGGCCTGGCTGGAAAAGAAGAACCGCTGGCCGCGCTTATTGAGAGCCTGGAGTTTGGCAAACTACAAAAGCTGGAGATTTAG
- a CDS encoding cell division ATP-binding protein FtsE, with protein sequence MEFSSNPVVTLQKVSIFQEVNTILSDVTFSIDKGEFVYLVGRTGSGKSSLLKTLYADLPLKMGSAQVAGFNIQSLTWKQVPYLRRKIGIVFQDFQLLFDRSVAENLRFVLKATGWKDKSKIKGRISEVLMRVGLDSAANKMPHQLSGGEQQRVVIARALLNEPVILFADEPTGNLDPDVTDGIMRLFEEINNSGTAILMATHNHQTLQRYPRRIIKCDQGRVLDSSREDFSLVDGN encoded by the coding sequence ATGGAATTTTCGTCTAACCCAGTGGTAACCTTACAGAAAGTCTCAATTTTTCAAGAAGTGAACACCATCTTGAGTGATGTGACTTTTTCCATTGACAAAGGCGAGTTCGTCTACCTGGTTGGCCGTACCGGAAGCGGAAAAAGCTCCTTGCTGAAGACTCTCTATGCCGATCTTCCCCTAAAAATGGGAAGCGCCCAAGTAGCCGGTTTCAACATCCAATCCCTCACCTGGAAACAAGTCCCTTACTTGCGCCGCAAGATTGGCATTGTCTTCCAGGACTTTCAGTTGCTGTTTGACAGAAGCGTAGCTGAGAACCTTAGATTTGTGTTAAAAGCTACCGGCTGGAAAGACAAGTCCAAGATCAAAGGCCGCATCTCTGAGGTGCTCATGCGTGTGGGTTTGGACTCGGCCGCCAACAAAATGCCGCACCAACTCTCTGGCGGTGAGCAACAGCGCGTAGTAATTGCCCGTGCCTTGCTCAACGAGCCAGTGATTTTGTTTGCAGATGAGCCAACGGGTAACCTAGACCCAGACGTGACCGATGGCATCATGCGCCTCTTTGAGGAGATCAACAATTCAGGCACGGCTATTCTCATGGCCACGCACAACCACCAGACCCTGCAACGCTATCCAAGACGCATCATTAAGTGTGACCAGGGCCGCGTGCTTGACTCTTCCCGCGAAGATTTCTCGCTGGTAGATGGTAACTGA
- a CDS encoding glycosyltransferase family 2 protein produces MVTELSIFIPVYNRSVIQLVQDLVQQASTISIPVEIRVYDDGSLLEYKRLNHSLASIPQVIYQELPANIGRSQIRYLLAQEARYKTLLFLDNDVLLVSSDFLARYINQHTGAVTVGGVCYQDTPPVSAFYLRWLYGKAREQALAQERQKAPYNRVFLSNLVVEKEVFLKHFQRDTVTAYGHEDTLFASQLRQHQLPVHHIDNPVEHLGLETGEVFLEKTLTALQNLVQLQKAGKLGQESKLLQVHQRLQKIGIMVLLRASSSWLMPLLKEKLFSKKPSLQFFDVYRLMLLDQLMRRK; encoded by the coding sequence ATGGTAACTGAGTTATCTATTTTCATTCCGGTTTATAACCGTTCTGTAATTCAGTTGGTCCAGGACTTGGTCCAACAAGCCAGCACTATTTCTATTCCGGTTGAGATACGCGTGTATGATGACGGCTCTCTGCTAGAGTATAAAAGGCTCAACCATTCGCTAGCTTCTATTCCTCAAGTAATTTACCAAGAGCTACCGGCAAATATAGGACGTTCTCAGATTAGGTACTTATTGGCGCAGGAGGCCAGGTACAAGACCCTGCTTTTTCTGGACAATGACGTTCTCCTCGTCTCTTCTGATTTCCTTGCTCGCTATATAAACCAGCATACAGGGGCGGTTACCGTAGGAGGGGTTTGCTACCAAGACACACCGCCAGTATCAGCCTTTTACTTACGGTGGCTCTATGGGAAAGCAAGGGAGCAGGCACTCGCGCAGGAGCGTCAAAAAGCGCCGTATAATCGTGTCTTTTTGAGTAATTTGGTGGTGGAGAAGGAAGTATTTTTAAAGCATTTCCAGAGAGACACAGTCACTGCGTATGGCCATGAAGATACATTATTTGCCAGCCAGTTAAGACAACATCAACTTCCCGTTCATCACATAGACAACCCAGTAGAGCATTTGGGCTTGGAGACCGGTGAGGTGTTTTTAGAGAAGACATTGACAGCTCTTCAAAACCTAGTGCAGTTGCAAAAAGCAGGAAAGCTTGGGCAAGAAAGTAAGTTGCTGCAAGTACATCAACGGTTGCAAAAAATAGGAATAATGGTGTTGCTTAGGGCCAGTTCTAGCTGGTTGATGCCATTGCTAAAAGAAAAGCTATTTTCAAAAAAGCCCTCCTTGCAGTTTTTTGACGTGTACCGGTTAATGCTACTGGATCAATTGATGCGAAGGAAATAA
- a CDS encoding DUF6565 domain-containing protein codes for MKSTNFFKKHTLVYGASLLLVSTQFACSKTDTKETASTTTTTTTKTSDEAYDDYKNYVTQMETDVNSGWDSTATDWDTRMEAARTDYDTRYNAVNQYAGDFDDTRRAEYEELQSRWNTAWTTREQQYNTWKQTNQSGGKAMTKVDMSSMDVKKIPSYTATNIRTAYEDFVAHVEANKANYTNDDWKAVDMYWAQLDDRKNAIQSQLSDKDKWEITKAKTKYQTMKAGSKTGNAASSVGSEVKETGKDISNSKVGEATKDAGKAVGNTAKKAGQKIGDVVKDND; via the coding sequence ATGAAAAGCACTAATTTCTTCAAAAAACATACGCTGGTGTATGGCGCTTCTCTTCTATTGGTATCTACTCAGTTTGCCTGCAGCAAAACCGATACGAAAGAAACTGCCAGCACTACCACCACCACTACTACCAAAACCAGTGATGAAGCGTATGACGATTACAAAAACTACGTGACCCAGATGGAAACCGACGTTAATTCTGGCTGGGATTCTACCGCCACAGACTGGGATACCCGTATGGAAGCTGCCCGCACGGACTATGACACCCGCTACAATGCCGTTAACCAGTACGCTGGTGATTTTGACGACACCCGCCGCGCAGAGTATGAAGAACTACAATCACGTTGGAACACTGCCTGGACCACCCGCGAACAGCAGTACAACACTTGGAAGCAGACCAACCAAAGCGGTGGCAAAGCCATGACTAAAGTGGACATGTCTTCTATGGACGTGAAAAAAATACCTTCTTACACGGCTACCAACATTAGAACTGCTTATGAGGATTTTGTAGCCCACGTAGAGGCAAACAAAGCCAACTATACCAATGACGATTGGAAAGCAGTAGACATGTACTGGGCTCAGTTAGATGACCGTAAGAACGCCATTCAGAGCCAATTGTCTGACAAAGACAAATGGGAAATCACCAAAGCCAAAACCAAATACCAGACTATGAAAGCTGGTAGCAAAACTGGTAACGCCGCTAGCAGCGTTGGCTCAGAAGTGAAAGAAACTGGAAAAGACATTTCTAACAGCAAAGTAGGTGAAGCCACCAAAGACGCTGGTAAAGCCGTGGGTAACACTGCTAAGAAAGCCGGTCAGAAGATTGGTGATGTTGTGAAAGACAATGACTAA
- a CDS encoding DegT/DnrJ/EryC1/StrS aminotransferase family protein: MNPLQMVDLKGQYQRLKPEIDAAMQAVVDSTAFINGPQVQSFAKSLGNYLHAQHVVPCANGTDALQIALMALDLPVGGEVIVPAFNYVATAEVIALLGLKPVFVDVLPDTMCIDPAKVRAAITDKTVAIMPVHLFGQCAPMEELMDLAIAQELYVIEDNAQAIGAQYIDAEGGTSFAGTMGHIGTTSFFPSKNLGCMGDGGAIFTQDEELAAVIKQIANHGQQKKYHYSRVGVNSRLDTLQAALLEVKLQHLDDFILRRQKAAATYDSYFSDLEGISIPTRAPYSSHVFHQYTLQVVPEKRDALKDYLQQAGVPSMVYYPVPLHLHEAYAYLGYKAGDFPVSELLCKCVISLPMHTELTELQQAFIAEKVIRFFQQ, from the coding sequence ATGAACCCACTCCAGATGGTAGACCTGAAAGGTCAGTACCAACGCCTGAAACCAGAGATAGACGCCGCCATGCAAGCCGTGGTAGACAGTACCGCTTTTATTAACGGTCCGCAGGTGCAGTCCTTTGCTAAATCATTAGGTAATTATTTGCACGCACAACATGTGGTACCCTGTGCTAATGGAACAGATGCCTTACAGATAGCTCTTATGGCCTTGGATTTGCCAGTAGGCGGAGAGGTGATTGTGCCGGCGTTTAACTATGTGGCCACCGCCGAGGTGATTGCTTTGTTGGGTTTAAAGCCTGTCTTTGTAGACGTGCTGCCAGACACCATGTGCATTGACCCTGCCAAGGTACGTGCTGCTATTACAGACAAGACCGTAGCGATCATGCCCGTGCATCTGTTTGGCCAGTGTGCTCCCATGGAAGAGCTTATGGACTTGGCAATTGCGCAGGAATTGTACGTGATTGAGGACAACGCTCAGGCCATTGGCGCGCAGTATATAGATGCCGAGGGCGGGACTTCTTTTGCCGGCACCATGGGCCATATAGGCACCACGTCCTTCTTTCCGTCTAAGAACTTAGGTTGCATGGGAGACGGCGGGGCCATTTTCACGCAAGATGAGGAACTGGCAGCTGTCATTAAGCAGATTGCCAACCATGGGCAGCAGAAGAAATACCATTACTCCAGAGTAGGCGTCAATTCCAGGTTAGATACGCTACAGGCCGCCTTATTGGAAGTGAAACTGCAGCACTTAGATGACTTTATCCTGCGCCGCCAAAAAGCTGCGGCCACGTATGATTCCTATTTCTCAGATTTAGAAGGCATCTCCATTCCAACTCGGGCGCCTTACAGTTCGCATGTATTCCATCAGTATACCTTGCAGGTGGTTCCAGAAAAACGCGATGCTTTAAAAGACTACCTACAACAGGCGGGTGTCCCCAGCATGGTGTACTATCCGGTGCCCTTGCATTTGCACGAAGCCTATGCTTATCTAGGGTACAAAGCCGGAGACTTCCCGGTGTCTGAGCTTCTTTGTAAGTGCGTGATCTCCTTGCCCATGCATACAGAGTTGACAGAGTTACAACAAGCTTTTATCGCAGAGAAAGTAATCAGATTTTTTCAGCAGTAG
- a CDS encoding Gfo/Idh/MocA family protein, with protein MSEKIKFAVIGAGHIGKRHATMVQRHPEGELVAMVDTDPARESEVDPYGVPFFLSMEEFLAHGPKADVICICTPNGFHADQAMLALESGSHVVCEKPMALSKADCERIIYKSLQTSKLVFCVMQNRYSPPSLWLKEMIMENRLGEIFMVQINCYWNRDARYYKPGTWKGDQALDGGTLFTQFSHFIDIMYWLFGDIKNISGRFKDFNHAQLTDFEDSGLIQFEFMNGGAGTLNYSTAVWDNNLESSMTIIGEKGSIKVGGQYMNEVEYCHVQDYVMPELPPSSPANDYGHYKGSAANHHFIFENVIDTLKGKTFATTNALEGLKVVEIIERIYALRSQDQLKIRN; from the coding sequence ATGTCAGAGAAGATAAAATTTGCGGTAATAGGAGCGGGGCACATTGGCAAGCGCCATGCCACCATGGTACAGCGCCACCCCGAGGGCGAGTTGGTGGCCATGGTTGACACGGACCCCGCGCGCGAGTCAGAGGTGGACCCCTACGGCGTGCCCTTCTTCCTGAGCATGGAAGAATTCTTGGCCCATGGTCCCAAAGCCGATGTCATCTGCATTTGTACACCCAACGGTTTTCACGCCGATCAAGCCATGCTGGCCCTGGAAAGCGGCAGCCACGTGGTTTGCGAAAAACCCATGGCCCTGAGCAAAGCCGACTGTGAACGCATCATCTACAAGTCTTTGCAGACATCCAAACTGGTATTCTGCGTGATGCAGAACCGGTATAGCCCGCCGTCCCTGTGGCTGAAAGAGATGATCATGGAGAATCGTCTGGGCGAAATCTTCATGGTACAGATTAACTGCTACTGGAACCGTGATGCCCGCTATTACAAACCCGGCACCTGGAAGGGCGACCAAGCACTGGATGGTGGTACGCTGTTCACGCAGTTCAGCCACTTCATTGACATCATGTATTGGCTGTTCGGGGACATCAAGAACATCTCTGGAAGGTTCAAGGACTTCAACCATGCCCAGCTCACCGACTTTGAAGACAGTGGCCTGATTCAATTTGAGTTTATGAACGGCGGAGCCGGTACGCTTAATTACTCTACGGCCGTCTGGGACAATAACCTGGAAAGCAGCATGACCATCATTGGCGAAAAAGGAAGTATCAAAGTGGGCGGCCAATACATGAATGAGGTAGAATATTGCCACGTGCAGGATTATGTGATGCCTGAGTTACCACCTAGCAGCCCCGCCAACGACTACGGTCATTACAAAGGCAGCGCCGCCAACCACCATTTCATCTTTGAGAATGTGATTGATACGCTCAAAGGCAAGACCTTCGCCACCACCAACGCCCTGGAAGGCCTGAAAGTGGTAGAAATAATTGAACGAATCTATGCCCTTCGAAGCCAAGACCAATTAAAAATTAGAAATTAG
- a CDS encoding trans-aconitate 2-methyltransferase, translated as MSVSNFYDDYTEQQFKKGIHIRHRTILNNLKKAGLKANSKVLEIGCGIGTVTHLLAKATPQGKVLAVDISPKSIDMARRFNQEFNHVEFVVSDMTDFARPEKFDFVVLPDVIEHIPLEQHPHLFQVITQHLHAGSVVAINIPHPLYLTWVRENQPELLQVIDQPIHTDELLRNTYAAGLYLHSLESYSLFSQIEDYQWIVLKQRLVPAKVEPKSKVDLKLQDLSSKWL; from the coding sequence ATGAGCGTTTCCAATTTCTACGACGACTATACAGAGCAACAGTTCAAGAAAGGCATCCACATCCGGCACCGGACCATCTTAAATAACCTAAAGAAGGCGGGCTTGAAGGCTAATTCCAAGGTGCTAGAGATTGGTTGTGGGATTGGAACCGTGACGCATTTGCTGGCTAAGGCCACACCGCAAGGCAAGGTACTGGCCGTGGACATCTCGCCTAAGAGCATTGACATGGCCCGCCGCTTTAACCAGGAATTCAACCACGTAGAGTTTGTGGTGTCTGACATGACGGACTTCGCCCGGCCCGAAAAGTTTGACTTTGTGGTCTTACCAGACGTGATTGAGCATATCCCTTTGGAGCAGCATCCGCATCTGTTTCAGGTGATTACTCAGCATTTACACGCAGGCTCTGTGGTAGCTATCAATATTCCCCATCCTTTGTATTTGACGTGGGTGCGCGAGAATCAGCCTGAGTTGTTACAGGTAATTGATCAGCCCATTCACACAGATGAGTTGTTGCGCAATACCTATGCCGCTGGTCTTTATTTACATTCTCTGGAGAGCTACTCCCTATTCTCGCAGATAGAAGATTACCAGTGGATTGTGTTAAAGCAACGCTTGGTACCTGCCAAAGTAGAACCAAAGTCGAAGGTTGACTTGAAGTTGCAGGATCTTTCCTCAAAGTGGCTGTAA
- a CDS encoding glycosyltransferase family 4 protein — MSARRPVLLYFYPGLSSFVVKDLQIMEKAYEVRHIGFLPAKKWQTPLVCLRQFFFLLRHIWTAGKLVCMFAGYHSWFPALFGKIAQKPILIVAGGTDCVSFPSIGYGCFAKPILGKFTRWSYQLASHIAPVHEKLVWQDYTYQPDDFPHQGFRFHCPSLKTPHTVVFNGYDASFWRPDATVQRQPNSFLTVCAGLHMRFTQRLKGVDLILEAARQLPEASFTIVGAPAGFAFPDQPANVKLLPKMPLADLKAVYSAHTFYMQLSMSEGFPNALSESMLCGCVPVVSNVSSMPEIVGDAGFVLEKRDSNLLVKVLQKAMASDASTLGNMAREKISNQYPEARREQELLQLLQRL, encoded by the coding sequence ATGTCTGCCCGCCGTCCGGTTCTTCTCTATTTCTATCCTGGCCTTTCCTCGTTTGTGGTGAAGGACTTGCAGATCATGGAGAAGGCGTACGAGGTGCGGCATATAGGATTTCTACCGGCCAAAAAGTGGCAGACGCCTTTGGTTTGTTTGAGGCAGTTTTTCTTTTTGTTGCGGCATATCTGGACAGCAGGGAAACTGGTCTGCATGTTTGCCGGTTACCATTCCTGGTTTCCGGCTCTTTTCGGGAAAATAGCCCAAAAGCCGATCTTGATAGTGGCCGGCGGCACTGACTGTGTTTCCTTTCCCAGCATTGGCTACGGTTGTTTCGCTAAACCCATTTTAGGCAAATTCACACGGTGGTCGTACCAGTTGGCCAGCCACATTGCACCGGTGCATGAGAAGCTGGTGTGGCAGGACTATACCTATCAGCCTGATGATTTTCCGCACCAAGGGTTTCGGTTCCATTGCCCCAGTTTAAAGACGCCGCACACGGTAGTATTCAATGGGTATGACGCCAGCTTCTGGAGACCAGATGCTACTGTTCAGCGACAACCTAATTCTTTCCTGACGGTCTGCGCCGGTTTGCACATGCGCTTTACTCAGCGCTTGAAAGGGGTAGACTTAATTTTGGAGGCGGCCCGGCAGTTACCTGAAGCCAGTTTTACCATTGTGGGTGCGCCAGCCGGATTTGCCTTTCCTGACCAGCCTGCAAACGTAAAGCTATTGCCTAAAATGCCGCTGGCTGATTTAAAGGCGGTGTACAGTGCGCATACCTTCTACATGCAACTTTCCATGTCTGAAGGCTTCCCGAATGCCTTAAGCGAAAGCATGCTTTGTGGTTGCGTGCCTGTGGTGAGCAATGTTTCTTCTATGCCGGAAATTGTGGGAGATGCTGGGTTTGTGCTGGAGAAAAGAGATAGCAATCTATTAGTGAAAGTACTACAGAAAGCAATGGCTTCTGATGCTTCTACTTTAGGGAATATGGCCCGGGAAAAAATATCTAATCAATACCCAGAAGCAAGACGCGAGCAGGAATTACTTCAATTGTTACAAAGGTTATAA